One window of the Thermasporomyces composti genome contains the following:
- a CDS encoding TetR/AcrR family transcriptional regulator, which produces MGDARQRLLAGAIEYVAENGVNNLTLRRLAAELGTSHRMLLYHFGSKEGLLVEVVREVERRQRQALAELERELDANVDGVAAAAELTRRFWARLADPAMARYERLFFELYGHALQRDPGAAPLLDGVVESWLAPLTELVRTLGVPAESAPARARLGLAVVRGLLLDLLATGDRAGVDAALEEFIAGFTHHDAAQSGDGAAGRPSGPVSADSASS; this is translated from the coding sequence GTGGGTGACGCGCGACAGCGACTGCTGGCAGGAGCGATCGAGTACGTCGCGGAGAACGGCGTCAACAACCTCACCCTGAGGCGGCTCGCCGCCGAGCTCGGCACCAGCCACCGCATGCTGCTCTACCACTTCGGCTCCAAAGAGGGCCTGCTCGTCGAGGTGGTCCGGGAGGTGGAACGGCGGCAACGCCAGGCGCTGGCGGAGCTCGAGCGAGAGCTCGACGCCAACGTCGACGGTGTCGCCGCGGCGGCCGAGTTGACCCGGCGCTTCTGGGCTCGGCTGGCCGATCCGGCCATGGCTCGGTACGAGCGACTGTTCTTCGAGCTCTACGGCCACGCGCTCCAGCGCGACCCGGGGGCGGCACCGCTCCTCGACGGTGTCGTCGAGAGCTGGCTGGCGCCGCTCACCGAGCTCGTCCGGACCTTGGGCGTCCCGGCGGAGTCGGCGCCGGCCCGGGCCCGACTCGGCCTGGCGGTCGTGCGCGGCCTCCTTCTCGACCTGCTCGCCACCGGTGACCGTGCTGGCGTGGACGCGGCGCTGGAGGAGTTCATCGCTGGTTTCACCCATCACGACGCGGCACAGTCGGGTGACGGTGCCGCGGGTCGGCCGAGTGGCCCGGTCAGTGCGGACAGCGCATCCAGCTGA
- the ctaD gene encoding cytochrome c oxidase subunit I: protein MVRWITTTDHKLIGQLYLATSFVFFLLAGLMAMFMRAELAVPGLQLFGSDRGPEIYNELFTMHGTIMLLLFATPLFVGFANVIMPLQIGAPDVAFPRLNMLSYWMFLFGGLIVMGGFLTPHGPASFGWTAYPTLSEARHSSYIGADLWVMGLYLAGLGTILGGVNFVTTIFCMRAPGMTMFRMPIFTWNTLLTSVMVLLAFPILAGALVMLEADRRLGTHIYDAAHGGPILYQHLFWFFGHPEVYIIALPFFGIITEIIPVFSRKPLFGYVGMVVATIAIALLSMAVWAHHMFVTGAVNLPFFSLMTFLIAVPTGIKFFNWIGTMWGGSLTFETPMLWALGFLVTFLFGGLTGIVLASPPMDFHVSDTYFVVGHFHYTVFGTVVFAMFAGFYFWWPKMTGRMLSERLGKIHFWTLFVGFHTTFFVQHILGAEGMPRRYADYLHTDGWTVLNMVSTVGAFLLGLSTLPFLLNVIQARRGPLVRVDDPWGWGRSLEWATSCPPPRHNFTSIPLIRSDSPTFDMHHPEITRLEMDRYGTRRVPEQR, encoded by the coding sequence ATCGTCCGGTGGATAACGACGACCGACCACAAGCTCATCGGCCAGCTCTACCTCGCCACCTCGTTCGTCTTCTTCCTGCTCGCCGGCTTGATGGCCATGTTCATGCGCGCCGAGCTGGCGGTTCCCGGCCTCCAGCTGTTCGGCTCCGACCGAGGGCCGGAGATCTACAACGAGCTGTTCACCATGCACGGCACGATCATGCTGCTCCTGTTCGCGACACCGCTGTTCGTCGGCTTCGCGAACGTCATCATGCCGTTGCAGATCGGCGCGCCGGACGTGGCGTTCCCGCGCCTGAACATGCTGAGCTACTGGATGTTCCTGTTCGGCGGGCTCATCGTGATGGGTGGCTTCCTCACGCCGCACGGCCCGGCGTCCTTCGGCTGGACCGCGTACCCGACGCTCAGCGAAGCGCGACACTCGTCCTACATCGGCGCGGACCTGTGGGTCATGGGGCTCTACCTGGCGGGTCTCGGCACGATCCTCGGCGGTGTCAACTTCGTCACGACGATCTTCTGCATGCGGGCGCCGGGCATGACGATGTTCCGGATGCCGATCTTCACCTGGAACACGCTGCTCACCAGTGTGATGGTCCTGCTCGCGTTCCCGATCCTCGCGGGCGCCTTGGTCATGCTCGAGGCGGACCGACGGCTCGGCACGCACATCTACGACGCCGCGCACGGCGGGCCCATCCTGTATCAGCACCTGTTCTGGTTCTTCGGCCACCCCGAGGTCTACATCATCGCGCTGCCCTTCTTCGGCATCATCACCGAGATCATCCCGGTCTTCAGTCGCAAGCCCCTCTTCGGCTACGTCGGCATGGTGGTGGCCACCATCGCCATCGCGCTGCTCTCGATGGCCGTGTGGGCGCACCACATGTTCGTGACCGGGGCCGTCAACCTGCCGTTCTTCTCGCTCATGACGTTCCTGATCGCGGTGCCCACGGGCATCAAGTTCTTCAACTGGATCGGGACCATGTGGGGAGGATCGCTCACCTTCGAGACACCCATGCTGTGGGCGCTCGGCTTCCTCGTGACCTTCCTCTTCGGCGGGCTGACCGGTATCGTCCTGGCGTCGCCCCCCATGGACTTCCACGTCAGCGACACCTACTTCGTCGTCGGCCACTTCCACTACACCGTCTTCGGCACGGTGGTGTTCGCGATGTTCGCGGGCTTCTACTTCTGGTGGCCGAAGATGACCGGTCGAATGCTGAGCGAGCGCCTCGGCAAGATCCACTTCTGGACGCTGTTCGTCGGCTTCCACACCACGTTCTTCGTCCAGCACATCCTCGGCGCGGAGGGAATGCCCCGCCGCTACGCCGACTACCTGCACACCGATGGCTGGACGGTGCTCAACATGGTCTCGACCGTGGGCGCGTTCCTGCTGGGGCTGTCGACGCTGCCGTTCCTGCTCAACGTCATCCAAGCGCGGCGCGGTCCTCTCGTGCGGGTCGACGACCCGTGGGGTTGGGGCCGGTCCCTGGAGTGGGCCACCTCCTGCCCGCCACCCCGGCACAACTTCACGTCGATCCCGCTGATCCGCTCCGACAGCCCCACCTTCGACATGCATCACCCCGAGATCACCAGGCTGGAGATGGACCGGTACGGAACGCGTCGAGTTCCGGAGCAGCGCTAA
- a CDS encoding DUF5302 family protein codes for MVGQDHDTHEPSRTGGPETPDAARGVEDDEVRRKFLETLQRKQRHHQARHLAGGASYAEPKLREGAGPARARREFRRKRGS; via the coding sequence ATGGTCGGCCAGGATCACGACACCCACGAGCCCAGCAGGACGGGCGGGCCTGAGACACCGGACGCCGCGCGCGGCGTGGAGGATGACGAGGTACGCCGCAAGTTCCTGGAGACTCTCCAACGTAAGCAGCGGCACCACCAGGCACGGCATCTCGCTGGCGGTGCCAGCTACGCCGAGCCGAAGCTGCGAGAAGGCGCCGGCCCGGCGCGCGCTCGCCGTGAGTTCCGACGCAAGAGGGGGAGCTGA
- a CDS encoding DUF1622 domain-containing protein, which translates to MTFTEVMSWAARGFDGLGVVVLLVGLVWSLVLAARIWRRSGEGRQGYHALRESFGGVLLLAVEILVAADLIRTVAVAPTLENVAGLGLVVVIRTLLSFSLQIEMEGVVPWRRGLTGGLGRATARANPPLEPPPG; encoded by the coding sequence GTGACGTTCACCGAGGTGATGAGCTGGGCCGCCCGAGGTTTCGACGGGCTCGGAGTCGTCGTCCTCCTCGTCGGTCTGGTGTGGTCTCTCGTGCTTGCGGCGCGCATCTGGCGGCGCAGTGGGGAAGGCCGACAGGGGTATCACGCGCTCCGGGAATCCTTCGGTGGCGTGCTTCTCCTCGCCGTGGAGATCCTGGTGGCGGCCGACCTGATCAGGACCGTCGCCGTCGCGCCGACGCTCGAGAACGTGGCGGGCCTGGGGCTGGTCGTGGTGATCCGGACCCTGCTCAGCTTCTCGCTCCAGATCGAGATGGAAGGCGTGGTTCCGTGGCGGCGTGGCCTGACCGGCGGGCTCGGCCGGGCGACGGCGCGGGCGAACCCGCCCCTGGAGCCGCCACCTGGGTGA